The following is a genomic window from Citrifermentans bemidjiense Bem.
ATGTCGGCCGCGGTTCCGGGCTCCTCGAAGCTGATCCGCCCGGCCTTGCCGGCCCTCAGCTCCCTCAAAAAGGTCTCCGCTGCCCGATGCACGTCGACAACGCCGCCGGTCATGAGGCAACCGAGGCAGCGTCCTACGGCCTCCACCACCTCGTACGGCAACTCCGGCAATTCCGCCAGCTTGTAACGCTCCTTGAGCAGCTCCGGATAGCGGCGCATCATGTAGGCCGCGGCAAAGACGCCGACGTTGGTGTAGTCGAGCGCATTGGCGCCTATGGCGCCGCTTGCCGCGAGCCGATAAGCCCCCCCCTGGTCGTCCATCACCGGCCAAAGAAGCCCCGGAGTGTCGAAGAGCAGTATTCCGTTTCTCAGGTCGATCTGCTGCGGCTTGAGCGTCACCGCCGGCTTGTCCCCCACCTTGGCGAGGGATTTCCCCGCCAGGGTGTTGATCAGAGTCGACTTCCCCACGTTGGGGATGCCGACCACCATGGTCCGGATCGGGTAGCCGGGGTTGCCGCGGTTGGGGCAAACCTGCTTGATGAGCTTCACGAGGTTCTTCACCTCGGGGATGTTCTTCGCCACCAGCGGCAGGGCGCGCACACCGGACGCCTTCTGGAAATGCTGCACCCACGCCCTGGTGATGGCGGGGTCGGCGAGATCGTTCTTGTTCAAGACCTTGATACAGGGCTTGTTCCGGCGCACCTGCTCCAGCAGGTGGTTGGAACTCGAGAACGGAAGGCGAGCGTCGAGCACCTCTATGATCACGTCGATCTTGCGGACCAGCTCGGAGATCTGCTCGAGGGCCTTGCTCATGTGCCCCGGATACCATTTGATTGTCATTTACTCTGTTCCTCTGTTACGTGAATTGCTGCAAGCGGGCCACCATACCACACACGACGCCGAAAGTGGGCATTTTGTCTGTCATTGAGAGGAGACGCAGCCTTTGCACATGAACGGCCAGGAGGGTGCGCCTCATGACCGCCCAGCCACGCCCCCTTTAATATTAACCAAGTTGACTCCCATTACCAGTGAAGCTACCATTGCGAATGTTAAAAAGTCGTAACCAAAACAGGTGCATGCGGCTGACCTTGAGGGGTACGACTTTAAAGGAACGTAAGATGCGAGACTTCATTGCGGAGGCGGTGCGTTTTGCGGTGATCATCGAGAAAAAGAGCTACGACATCTATCGGCAGGCGGCTTTGGAGGGAGTGGACCTGGCGGGCAAACGGATCTTCGAAAAACTGGCGCGCGACGAATCCATGCACATAGACTCCCTTTTGTGGCAGCATCCTGGGACCTGGTGCAGCGATCTCAAGCAAAAACAAGAGCCCCAGCCGGTGGTCGAATGGGACCTGAGCGGGCCGTCGGGAAACAGGCTGTTCGACCAGTTGCGCCTTGCCCTCCTTAATAAGCGCTGGAGCATCGGTTTTTACACCACCCTCCTCAAGACCTTCAAAGAACCCCTAATCTGCCGCGTTTTCGAGGTGACTCTCGCGGTGGCACGCAATGAATTCAAGCTGATCACGGACGAGTACCTGCAGGCCGACGCTTCCTATGGCAAACCCCGCGATAATCGTCCTCCGCGCAGGGTCCACGTGAGGGAAGGCATCCTCGCCTCCCCCCCTAACAAGCACTCGGAGCTGTACTTCTCCATGCTCGACGCAGGCCGCTCTTCCCGCCAGGAATAGCAGCACTGGCGCCACTTTCCTCCCCTTCCCGGCTATAAGGTTTCTTCCTCGCACCACGTCAAACCTGCTAAAGTAAGACCTCATATGAAATCCATCCCCGGCATCCTTGCCGCCGCAGGGGGACTGGCTCCGCAAGGTGCCTGTCCCCTTTACGATCTACACCACAGCCAGGGGACTGGCTCCGCAGGTGCCTGTCCCCTTTACGATCTACACCGCAGCCAGGGGACTGGCTCCGCAGGTGCCTGTCCCCTTTACGATGTTCCCACTTGACGACGCGGCGCAATGCCGCCATACACTCCATCTTCAC
Proteins encoded in this region:
- the ylqF gene encoding ribosome biogenesis GTPase YlqF gives rise to the protein MTIKWYPGHMSKALEQISELVRKIDVIIEVLDARLPFSSSNHLLEQVRRNKPCIKVLNKNDLADPAITRAWVQHFQKASGVRALPLVAKNIPEVKNLVKLIKQVCPNRGNPGYPIRTMVVGIPNVGKSTLINTLAGKSLAKVGDKPAVTLKPQQIDLRNGILLFDTPGLLWPVMDDQGGAYRLAASGAIGANALDYTNVGVFAAAYMMRRYPELLKERYKLAELPELPYEVVEAVGRCLGCLMTGGVVDVHRAAETFLRELRAGKAGRISFEEPGTAADIEAELLKMAGIDERPQEQIF
- a CDS encoding ferritin family protein, translating into MRDFIAEAVRFAVIIEKKSYDIYRQAALEGVDLAGKRIFEKLARDESMHIDSLLWQHPGTWCSDLKQKQEPQPVVEWDLSGPSGNRLFDQLRLALLNKRWSIGFYTTLLKTFKEPLICRVFEVTLAVARNEFKLITDEYLQADASYGKPRDNRPPRRVHVREGILASPPNKHSELYFSMLDAGRSSRQE